In a single window of the Pedococcus dokdonensis genome:
- the ftsZ gene encoding cell division protein FtsZ, with amino-acid sequence MAAPQNYLAVIKVVGIGGGGVNAINRMIEVGLKGVEFIAINTDAQALLMSDADVKLDVGRELTRGLGAGADPEVGKKAAEDHAEEIEEVLKGADMVFVTAGEGGGTGTGGAPVVAKIAKGLGALTIGVVTRPFTFEGRRRANQAESGIANLREEVDTLIVIPNDRLLSISDRTVSMLDAFRSADQVLLSGVQGITDLITTPGLINLDFADVKSVMQGAGSALMGIGSSRGDDRAVQAAELAISSPLLEASIDGAHGVLLSIQGGSDLGLFEINEAARLVQEAAHPEANIIFGAVIDDALGDEVRVTVIAAGFDGGAPLKRDNDRAIGQIQGSQRAAQPAASAAATPQPAAAAPSTPAPQAAPQPPVERPVAQEGPVTTSEPAEREPVAPREPAGRPPRTVTFDEGDDLDVPDFLK; translated from the coding sequence GTGGCAGCACCGCAGAACTACCTGGCCGTCATCAAGGTCGTCGGCATCGGCGGTGGTGGCGTCAACGCCATCAACCGCATGATCGAGGTCGGCCTCAAGGGCGTCGAATTCATCGCCATCAACACCGATGCCCAGGCGCTGCTGATGAGTGACGCGGACGTCAAGCTCGACGTCGGTCGCGAGCTCACCCGCGGGCTCGGCGCCGGCGCCGACCCCGAGGTCGGCAAGAAGGCCGCCGAGGACCACGCCGAGGAGATCGAGGAGGTCCTCAAGGGGGCCGACATGGTCTTCGTGACCGCCGGCGAGGGTGGTGGCACGGGCACCGGTGGTGCACCGGTCGTCGCCAAGATCGCCAAGGGCCTGGGCGCGCTGACGATCGGTGTCGTGACCCGCCCCTTCACCTTCGAGGGTCGGCGTCGGGCCAACCAGGCCGAGAGCGGGATCGCCAACCTCCGCGAGGAGGTCGACACCCTCATCGTCATCCCCAACGACCGGCTGCTCTCGATCAGCGACCGCACGGTCAGCATGCTCGACGCCTTCCGGTCGGCCGACCAGGTGCTGCTGTCCGGTGTGCAGGGCATCACCGACCTGATCACCACGCCCGGCCTGATCAACCTCGACTTCGCTGACGTGAAGTCGGTCATGCAGGGGGCGGGGTCGGCCCTGATGGGCATCGGCTCCTCGCGCGGCGACGACCGCGCGGTGCAGGCGGCCGAGCTCGCCATCTCCAGCCCGCTGCTCGAGGCCAGCATCGACGGAGCCCACGGTGTGCTGCTGTCGATCCAGGGCGGCAGCGACCTCGGGCTCTTCGAGATCAACGAGGCGGCCCGGCTGGTGCAGGAGGCGGCGCACCCCGAGGCCAACATCATCTTCGGCGCCGTCATCGACGACGCCCTCGGCGACGAGGTGCGGGTGACCGTGATCGCCGCCGGCTTCGACGGTGGTGCCCCGCTCAAGCGCGACAACGACCGGGCCATCGGGCAGATCCAGGGGTCGCAGCGCGCAGCCCAGCCGGCCGCGTCCGCGGCGGCGACGCCGCAGCCGGCCGCCGCAGCTCCCTCGACCCCTGCGCCGCAGGCTGCGCCGCAGCCGCCGGTCGAGCGGCCAGTCGCGCAGGAGGGTCCGGTCACGACGTCCGAGCCCGCTGAGCGAGAGCCGGTCGCCCCGCGCGAGCCGGCCGGTCGACCGCCACGGACCGTCACCTTCGACGAGGGTGACGACCTGGACGTGCCCGACTTCCTGAAGTAG
- the pgeF gene encoding peptidoglycan editing factor PgeF, protein MFSWRQQTGRVSWAFTDREGGRSVGEFDSFNLGGHVGDDPEAVEANRGALAAAVDVPRDHLLFMQQCHGADVVVVDGPWAPAGPPPADGVVTATPGLALAVLVADCTPVLLADVAAGVVGAVHAGRPGMTTGIIDVAVARMRELGARELAAVVGPSICARCYEVPEELRAAAAAVAPESSARSWTGTPAIDVAAGVVAQLAANDVAVHWVPGCSREDDRLFSYRRDGRTGRYAGVVLAGAS, encoded by the coding sequence GTGTTCTCCTGGCGCCAACAGACCGGTCGAGTGTCCTGGGCCTTCACCGACCGCGAGGGTGGTCGCAGCGTCGGCGAGTTCGACTCGTTCAACCTGGGCGGACACGTCGGGGACGACCCCGAGGCGGTCGAGGCGAACCGCGGCGCCCTGGCCGCCGCAGTGGACGTGCCGCGCGACCACCTCCTGTTCATGCAGCAGTGCCATGGCGCCGACGTCGTGGTGGTCGATGGTCCGTGGGCGCCGGCTGGGCCGCCACCCGCGGACGGTGTCGTGACCGCCACCCCCGGACTGGCCTTGGCCGTGCTGGTCGCCGACTGCACTCCCGTCCTGCTGGCCGACGTCGCGGCGGGTGTCGTCGGCGCGGTGCACGCGGGGCGGCCCGGCATGACCACCGGGATCATCGACGTCGCGGTGGCCAGGATGCGCGAGCTCGGGGCGCGGGAGCTCGCCGCCGTGGTGGGGCCGTCCATCTGCGCGCGGTGCTACGAGGTGCCCGAGGAGCTGCGGGCGGCTGCCGCCGCGGTGGCGCCGGAGTCGTCGGCACGGTCGTGGACCGGCACCCCGGCGATCGACGTCGCCGCCGGCGTCGTCGCGCAGCTGGCCGCGAATGACGTTGCCGTGCACTGGGTTCCGGGCTGTTCTCGGGAGGACGACCGACTGTTCTCCTACCGGCGCGACGGCCGCACCGGACGGTATGCCGGTGTCGTCCTGGCGGGTGCGTCGTGA
- a CDS encoding YggS family pyridoxal phosphate-dependent enzyme, whose amino-acid sequence MSVGASRDGRREELERRLASVRDRIAAACESAGRNPSEVSLVAVTKFFPASDVDLLMELGVTAIGENRDQEASAKVAELRDRAGLEVHFIGQLQSNKVGSVVRYADVVQSVDRPKLVTALERTAASHGVRPGVLVQVSLDEPPDRGGVEPGGAAALADLVAECEHLDLRGVMAVAPLGGDPHLAFARLREVARGIQERHPTATWVSAGMSGDLEAAVAHGATHLRVGSAILGSRQSHR is encoded by the coding sequence GTGAGCGTCGGGGCGAGCCGCGACGGCCGCCGCGAGGAGCTGGAGCGCCGCCTCGCCAGCGTGCGTGACCGCATCGCCGCCGCGTGCGAGAGCGCGGGACGCAACCCCTCGGAGGTCTCGCTGGTGGCGGTGACGAAGTTCTTCCCGGCCAGCGACGTCGACCTGCTGATGGAGCTCGGAGTCACGGCGATCGGCGAGAACCGCGACCAGGAGGCCTCGGCGAAGGTGGCCGAGCTGCGGGACCGGGCCGGGCTCGAGGTGCACTTCATCGGCCAGCTCCAGAGCAACAAGGTCGGCTCGGTGGTGCGGTATGCCGACGTGGTGCAGTCCGTCGACCGGCCGAAGCTGGTCACGGCGCTCGAGCGGACGGCGGCCTCGCACGGCGTGAGGCCCGGGGTCCTGGTCCAGGTGTCGCTCGACGAGCCGCCTGACCGCGGCGGCGTCGAGCCCGGGGGAGCGGCTGCGCTCGCCGACCTGGTGGCCGAGTGCGAGCACCTCGACCTGCGGGGGGTGATGGCCGTGGCGCCCCTCGGCGGTGACCCGCACCTGGCCTTCGCCCGGCTCCGGGAGGTGGCCCGCGGCATACAGGAGAGGCATCCGACGGCGACCTGGGTGTCGGCGGGCATGAGCGGTGACCTCGAGGCGGCGGTCGCGCACGGCGCGACACACCTGCGTGTCGGGAGCGCAATCCTCGGTTCACGACAGTCACACCGGTAA
- a CDS encoding cell division protein SepF, with protein MAGALRKTMVYLGLAEDDERYDGYDDYDYDEPARQEAPAERSAAVTPLPQRTPVARVVRDVEVGALNRITTIHPRTYNEAKNIGESFRDGTPVIMNLSDMDDSDAKRLVDFAAGLVFGLHGQIERVTSKVFLLSPSHVEVSAEEGPAAPTSARALFNQS; from the coding sequence ATGGCTGGGGCGCTGCGCAAGACGATGGTGTACCTCGGGCTCGCCGAGGACGACGAGCGCTACGACGGGTACGACGACTACGACTACGACGAGCCCGCCCGCCAGGAGGCACCGGCGGAGCGATCGGCCGCCGTGACGCCGCTCCCGCAGCGCACCCCCGTCGCCCGAGTGGTCCGCGACGTGGAGGTGGGTGCCCTCAACCGGATCACCACCATCCACCCGCGCACCTACAACGAGGCCAAGAACATCGGCGAGAGCTTCCGCGACGGGACGCCGGTCATCATGAACCTCTCCGACATGGACGACTCCGACGCCAAGCGCCTCGTCGACTTCGCCGCCGGTCTCGTCTTCGGCCTGCACGGCCAGATCGAGCGGGTCACCTCCAAGGTGTTCCTGCTCTCGCCCTCCCACGTCGAGGTGTCCGCCGAGGAGGGCCCCGCCGCTCCGACCTCGGCGCGAGCCCTTTTCAACCAGAGCTGA
- a CDS encoding YggT family protein, giving the protein MQLLGQNPVASVVRFAVFLFFVILLGRLVLDWVQAFAREWRPRGALLVVAEVLYTITDPPLKALCRVIPPLTLGALRLDLAFLVLFFGTSLLMSIL; this is encoded by the coding sequence ATGCAGCTGTTGGGTCAGAATCCCGTCGCGAGCGTCGTCCGCTTCGCCGTCTTCCTCTTCTTCGTCATCCTGCTCGGCCGCCTGGTCCTCGACTGGGTCCAGGCGTTCGCCCGGGAATGGCGGCCGCGTGGCGCCCTGCTGGTGGTCGCGGAGGTGCTCTACACGATCACGGACCCGCCCCTGAAGGCGCTGTGCCGGGTCATCCCGCCGCTGACGCTCGGAGCCCTGCGCCTCGACCTCGCGTTCCTGGTCCTGTTCTTCGGGACCTCTCTGCTGATGAGCATCCTCTAG
- a CDS encoding DivIVA domain-containing protein, producing the protein MTLTPEDVLNKNFTPTQFRRGYDEREVDDFLDEVVAEMRRIVKEGDDLRDQLNECRQTKGMPTVAKSDPNAAATKAADAKAAQEAEAKAQREAQDRLAAIAAQVDEAEKAAQERIAAANAKAEEAEKTAQARADEAEQSAQGRISDTEKGAQERAKAVEARAKEAEERAALAEQRLTEAQQQAEDVQRQVAEARQQAEQHAAAAQAAQEQAAAAQAAQEQATEAARTAQEQAAQHQAAQQAAPAEQAAAPAAALGAAAAGGGASAAALLEMAQRLHDEHVGQGESTRDRLISEAQARHDELVGEGQSKHDELLSVGQQRHDELIATGQNRHDELVNEATTKHEQMITEARERSTGMVHEAQQKKAQILEELARERNLLEKKIDELRTFERDYRARLKNYIEEQLADLEQTGIEPSEGGDDHGQDEGEQHSDQ; encoded by the coding sequence ATGACGCTCACGCCCGAGGACGTCCTCAACAAGAACTTCACGCCGACCCAGTTCAGGCGTGGCTACGACGAGCGGGAGGTCGACGACTTCCTCGACGAGGTCGTGGCCGAGATGCGCCGCATCGTCAAGGAGGGTGACGACCTCCGCGACCAGCTGAACGAGTGCCGCCAGACCAAGGGCATGCCGACGGTCGCCAAGAGCGACCCCAACGCTGCCGCCACCAAGGCCGCGGACGCCAAGGCGGCCCAGGAGGCCGAGGCCAAGGCGCAGCGCGAGGCGCAGGACCGGCTCGCCGCGATCGCCGCCCAGGTGGACGAAGCGGAGAAGGCGGCGCAGGAGCGGATCGCGGCAGCGAACGCCAAGGCCGAGGAGGCAGAGAAGACCGCGCAGGCGCGGGCCGACGAGGCCGAGCAGTCCGCCCAGGGTCGGATCTCCGACACCGAGAAGGGCGCGCAGGAACGCGCGAAGGCGGTCGAGGCGCGGGCCAAGGAGGCCGAGGAGCGCGCCGCCCTCGCGGAGCAGCGGCTGACCGAGGCGCAGCAGCAGGCCGAGGACGTGCAGCGGCAGGTGGCGGAGGCGCGTCAGCAGGCCGAGCAGCATGCGGCAGCCGCCCAGGCCGCCCAGGAGCAGGCAGCTGCAGCCCAGGCCGCCCAGGAGCAGGCCACCGAGGCGGCCCGGACGGCCCAGGAGCAGGCGGCCCAGCACCAGGCGGCGCAGCAGGCGGCCCCGGCCGAGCAGGCGGCGGCGCCGGCCGCGGCCCTCGGAGCCGCGGCGGCCGGCGGTGGCGCCAGCGCGGCGGCCCTGCTCGAGATGGCTCAGCGGCTGCACGACGAGCACGTCGGCCAGGGTGAGTCGACCCGCGACCGCCTCATCTCCGAGGCGCAGGCTCGCCACGACGAGCTGGTGGGCGAGGGGCAGAGCAAGCACGACGAGCTGCTCTCGGTCGGCCAGCAGCGCCACGACGAGCTGATCGCCACCGGCCAGAACCGGCACGACGAGCTGGTCAACGAGGCGACCACGAAGCACGAGCAGATGATCACCGAGGCGCGGGAGCGCTCGACCGGGATGGTCCACGAGGCGCAGCAGAAGAAGGCGCAGATCCTCGAGGAGCTGGCGCGCGAGCGGAACCTGCTCGAGAAGAAGATCGACGAGCTGCGCACCTTCGAGCGCGACTACCGCGCGCGGCTCAAGAACTACATCGAGGAGCAGCTGGCCGACCTCGAGCAGACCGGGATCGAGCCGTCCGAGGGTGGCGACGACCACGGTCAGGACGAGGGCGAGCAGCACTCCGACCAGTAG